Below is a genomic region from Phycisphaerae bacterium.
CAGCGAACTCAAATTGTCGATCATCTCCTGGTTGGCCATGGTCCGGTCTCCCTTCCGTGAATTGACGGTGCTCGATTTCGGCCGTTTTTACCTGACGCGCCCGCAGTCGGCTAGACGTCAACCGCCGTCCGGTCCACGAACTTGCAGAAGCGGCTCATCTCGCCCGAACTGGTCTCGTCCTGATAGACGAACGCCAGGTCCGACTCCTCGAACTGCTCGAAAAACTCGTCCCACGCGATCGGCTCCAGCGACTCGGCTCCCTCGTAGCCGGGAAAGTCAATCCGCAAAATGCCCGCCTGCTCCTGATCGCCCGCGGTGCCTTGAACGGTGGCGGGCTGACCACCCCGCTCCTCAGCCCATCGGCGGATCGCATCGTGATCGGTCGTGACTTTGCTTTCACCTGACATGATCGGCCCTCCCTTTCCTTGTTCCTTCGATCGGCGGCGTCGGCACGCACGGCGCAAGCCCGCAATCGGGCGGCCCTGGCCTTTGCGCGTGGTTGCACCCCCCAGGTGTATACGTCCCAATTAATACCGAATTCAGTCCCGTTGTCAAGGGCCTATCCGCTGGCGGAACGCAAGCCTTACAGCGGCATCGGGTTTCGATGCCGCGAGGTTTCTGGCGGGTGGATCGGCGGCCGTCTGGCCGGCTATTCGCGCTTGCGCTGCTTATCGGTCCACTGGGCGGCGAGGAGGCTTCGAATCTTCTCCGTTCTCGGCTCCGGCCGCGCGGTCGGCGGCTCGGCGGGCACCTGGACCGGCGAGCGGCCGCTGCTGCGCCGGACGATCAGTTCCGGTTCGACCCGGACCTGTTCGGCGAATGGTCCATCCGCTTTCTGGGCGGCCATCGCCCGCTGCAACAGGTCCACCGTCGCCTCCGCCAGCCGGTCGACTGGCGCGCCCGCCGCGGTCAGCGGCAAGCCCGCCGCCTCGTCCGTCCGCGTGCGGCTGTGGACGACGATTGAGAGGTCCGCGGGAATCCGTCCGCCTTCAGCCAGAAAGCCCGCGGCGAATCGCCCAGCCGCCGGCGGCGACCACGCGAAGACCGCGCTCGGTCGATCCGGCGCGACGGCGAACCGCTTGCCCAGATCAAACCATCCATCGGCGTCCGCGTCGGCCTTCCCAACGATATCGCGGTCGCCCAGTTCCGACCCCACCCGTTCAAGTTCTTCGCGGACCAACCGCGTCTTCTCGTTGTCGTCGGCCAGCAGACCGATCCGCTGGTGGCCCAGGGTCTGAAGGTGTTCGACGGCCAGCCGGGCCGCCGCTTGCCGGTCGCCGTGGACGGTGGAGCACGACGGCCACGCCTCGTCGGCCACCGTGACCACGGCCGTCGAGCCCATGGCCCGCTCCAAGTCTTCGCGCCCGATCGCTTCCGGACCGTACCCGACGATCACCAAGCCGCCCAGCCGCCACGAAAGAAACGACCGAAGACGCTCGCCGGTCGCGCCGGCTGAGCTGTCCAGCGGCAGGCCCACCATCACCTCCAGGTCCATCGCCGCAAGGCGCCTGGTCAGACCGTCGAGCAGCTCCGCCGCGAATGGATCGGTCAACTCCGGCGCCAGTACCCCGACCGCCGGGAGTCGCCGGCTCCGGAAATGCCGCCCCAGCCGGCTCGGCTCGTACCCGCACCGCTTGGCCGCCTCCAGCACCCGCTGACGGGTCTGCTCCGAGTACGCCCCCCCCTGCGACGAAAGGATGTTCTTGACCGTGCTCTTGGCTAACCCGCACGCGTCGGCGATCTGCTGAATGGTCACTGCCAAGGCCTGCTCCTTACAAGTGACAACGCCTGTCCCTCGGTCCTAGTACCGATACTATCGCGATTATATCGCCGTCGACAGCCCTGTCAACAACTGCCGCGGCCCGCCCCCTTTGCCGGCGTGAGGTGCCAAAATGCCCATTGACATGAATTGCAAAGGGGGATACACTAGAGGCGTATTTAACGTTAAAGTTGCGCAGCAATCGACTATGGTAACGATCAGTGACATCAGCCGCCAGTTCGGGGTTTCGCCCATGACGGTCAGCAACGCCCTGAACAACCGCAAGGGCGTCTCTGCGGACAAGGCCGCAGCCATCCGCGACTACGCCCAGCGAATGGGCTACCGCCCGGCCTACATGGCCCGGTCCCTGCTTCGCGGCAAGACCGACATGATCGGCCTGTGCCTGCGCGACACGCCCGAGGACCCCTGGCTGGCCGGGCTGATCCACCGCATTCAGGAGGGGCTCCACCAGGCCGGCTACCATCTGAACCTGATCATCGCCCACGACGGCCTCGAACACCAGCGGTGGGCCATCGACCGATTCAAGGAGTTCCGAGTCGACGCCGCCATCGTCGGGCCGCTGGGCTTTCGGCAGCAGTACGATGCCCTGGCCGAGCGGCTGGCCGGTTTGCCCTGCGCGCTGGCGTTCGACGCGATCGAACCGCTGCCGATCGACCACGTCAAACTCGACACCCACGCCGGAGCGAAGCTGGCGGTGGACCACCTGGTTTCCCGCGGCCACCGGACCATCGGCCTTCTGAACACCAACTCCAACGAACGGGACCGCCCATTACTGCCGACCCGCCACACAGGATTCATCGAGGCGATGGCCCGTCACGGCTTGGAGGTCCGCCAGGAGTGGATTCTCTGTCTCGCCGACCCGTACGCCGATCCGGAACAGCCGCTGCGGGAATTTCTCGCCTCGGGACGCCCGCAGCCGAGCGCGTGGTTCTGCCACAACGATTGGCACGCCGCCCATGCGGTGCGGGTGTTGCAGGAATTCGATCTCAATGTTCCCCGCGACGTTTCAATCGTCGGGTTCGACAATCAGCCGGTGGCCGAGCTGATCCTGCCCGGGATCACGAGCATCGGGTTCGACGTGGCGGTCTACGCCCGCCGGATCGTCGAGATGGTGGTGGCGGGGGTCGCCAGAACGCGCGACGGCGGCCGCGATCGGCAGGGCGCCGTCCGGCAGTTTCAACTGGCCCCGTACCTGATCGAGCGTCACAGCGTGGCGGACCTTAAGGCGGCTGAGGCATGAACAACAGAACCATCACAAGGCGGCGGTGTTTCACCCTCATCGAACTGCTCGTGGTCGTGGCGATCATCGCGGTGCTGGTGGCGATCCTCCTGCCCGCCCTCGGCGAGGCCCGACGGCAGGCGATGCGCACGCAGTGCCAGGCGAGACTTCATCAGACCGCCTTGGTGGTGCGGCTCTACGCGGACGATCATCAGGACCGGGTCTGGTTGACGCCGACTTACGCAAGCTGGCATGGCTGGCCGTACTACATCCCTTCGATGGCGTGGATCCTGGAGCCGTACCTGGATGGCGATTGGAAGGACCACCTGCACTGCCCAGCCGCGGCGGGCAAACCCGGCGGCAACGCCGCCGACGGACTCGATTACGGCGGAAGCTGTTCATCGGAGGATTTCGGCCAGCCGCCGGCGGGGCACCGCAAGCCGTTCAAGCTGATCGACTACGCCCACCGGGCGATCGTATCCGACCGTTTCTGGTCGTGGGGGTCCAGCGTCGCCAACCACTGGCATGAGACCGGCATCAACGTCCTGTGGGGCGACGGCGGGGTGCGGTGGTTCGATGACCGCAGCCGGGCCCTGCTAGACCTGGTGAACCGCCCGGACAGCGGGTACTACTACGTGACGGTGGCGTTCGATCAGATCAGCGGCGGCGGCCCCTAGAACCATCGACCCATTCTTTGAGCCAGGAGCGGCATGAACGGACATTCACTGATTGCGGTGGCGGTTGTGCTCGCGTTGAGCGGGTTGGCCTCTGGCGGCGGGTGGACCGACGATTTCGAATCCTATTCGGACGCCGCGGCGCTGCGGGCGGTCTGGGGCCCGGAGCGCTTTGCCGCTGCGCACCAGCCGCAGCTTGCTCGCGATGCCGGCTCGTCGTACATGGCGGTCAGCTACAACGGCAACGCGGGAGTTCGCGGTTTCGATCTGCCCGCGGGGCCGGACGACGCGATCGTGATCTGCGCGCGGGTGCGCGGGCAGGCGCGGGCGGGCACGCTGCGGATGTCGGTGGGGCCGGAGGCGATGGCGTGGAACCGGGCGCAGGGGCATTTGGTTTTCACGATCGGGGAGCGGCCGTCGGTGGTCAACGAACTGGGTCGGATCGCAGCGGCTGGCGAAGATGCACCGACGATCGAGGCGGACCGCTGGTATGAGTTGGAGCTCGTGGTGTCTCCGAACCCGATCCGCGGCGGGACGTACCAGGCCTTCGTGGACGGGGTCGAGATCGGCCCGACGGTCGGTTTCGACCATTTCAAGGCGGAGGTCCCAGCGGCGGTGCGGTTCGGGTACTACGGAACGGGCGACGGGAGTTTCTTCATCGACGACGTGAGCG
It encodes:
- a CDS encoding LacI family transcriptional regulator, whose protein sequence is MAVTIQQIADACGLAKSTVKNILSSQGGAYSEQTRQRVLEAAKRCGYEPSRLGRHFRSRRLPAVGVLAPELTDPFAAELLDGLTRRLAAMDLEVMVGLPLDSSAGATGERLRSFLSWRLGGLVIVGYGPEAIGREDLERAMGSTAVVTVADEAWPSCSTVHGDRQAAARLAVEHLQTLGHQRIGLLADDNEKTRLVREELERVGSELGDRDIVGKADADADGWFDLGKRFAVAPDRPSAVFAWSPPAAGRFAAGFLAEGGRIPADLSIVVHSRTRTDEAAGLPLTAAGAPVDRLAEATVDLLQRAMAAQKADGPFAEQVRVEPELIVRRSSGRSPVQVPAEPPTARPEPRTEKIRSLLAAQWTDKQRKRE
- a CDS encoding LacI family transcriptional regulator, which codes for MVTISDISRQFGVSPMTVSNALNNRKGVSADKAAAIRDYAQRMGYRPAYMARSLLRGKTDMIGLCLRDTPEDPWLAGLIHRIQEGLHQAGYHLNLIIAHDGLEHQRWAIDRFKEFRVDAAIVGPLGFRQQYDALAERLAGLPCALAFDAIEPLPIDHVKLDTHAGAKLAVDHLVSRGHRTIGLLNTNSNERDRPLLPTRHTGFIEAMARHGLEVRQEWILCLADPYADPEQPLREFLASGRPQPSAWFCHNDWHAAHAVRVLQEFDLNVPRDVSIVGFDNQPVAELILPGITSIGFDVAVYARRIVEMVVAGVARTRDGGRDRQGAVRQFQLAPYLIERHSVADLKAAEA
- a CDS encoding prepilin-type N-terminal cleavage/methylation domain-containing protein yields the protein MNNRTITRRRCFTLIELLVVVAIIAVLVAILLPALGEARRQAMRTQCQARLHQTALVVRLYADDHQDRVWLTPTYASWHGWPYYIPSMAWILEPYLDGDWKDHLHCPAAAGKPGGNAADGLDYGGSCSSEDFGQPPAGHRKPFKLIDYAHRAIVSDRFWSWGSSVANHWHETGINVLWGDGGVRWFDDRSRALLDLVNRPDSGYYYVTVAFDQISGGGP